In Candidatus Zixiibacteriota bacterium, the genomic window CCACCAGGATTTTGTCGTAATCATAGGGACCGTGAGTCAACACCGGAGTCTCCTCAAAATTTTCCGGAGGCGGCGGCGAACTGTTGGTCCATTCCAGAGTCAGAGCGCCCCAGGGATTACTTCCGGCGGGCTTGCCGCGATAAATCGAGTGCACCAGATAGACCAGCATGACGACAAACCCCA contains:
- a CDS encoding cbb3-type cytochrome c oxidase subunit I is translated as VLVFIGFNVTFFTQFILGTKGMPRRYYNYLDQYQPLHAFSSIGSWILGLGFVVMLVYLVHSIYRGKPAGSNPWGALTLEWTNSSPPPPENFEETPVLTHGPYDYDKILVEEGSPAKA